One segment of Rosa chinensis cultivar Old Blush chromosome 6, RchiOBHm-V2, whole genome shotgun sequence DNA contains the following:
- the LOC112174591 gene encoding pentatricopeptide repeat-containing protein At5g09450, mitochondrial isoform X1, with translation MASRSLFVTLRRKCSASRMVGNTCISRSFSSGALSESLQDSQEIDDLKTRIFRLRLPKRSVTNVLEKWVFEGNQITISELRQISKDLRMSQRHKHALEVSEWMVAHNEFELLDSDYAVRIVLMTKVFGIDAAERYFEGLPPTAKTSETYTALLHCYAAAKLTEKAEDLYEGIKNSKLSLSALTYNEMMTMYMSVGQVEKVPLVVEELKRQKVAPDIFTYNLWISSCAAMLKIDQVKWILDEMRADPGFAEGWETYINLANLYINIGHLVNVEFNSLVETENGITQSEWITYDFLIILHAGLGNKGRIDQIWKSLLMTKQKMTSRNYICIISSYIMLGQLKEVGEVVDQWKLSATADFVVSACRMVWNAFRDIGLTEKAHDFQTLLIQKKCDSSISLE, from the exons ATGGCGTCTCGGTCACTTTTTGTCACTCTCAGACG AAAATGCAGTGCGAGCCGCATGGTGGGCAACACTTGTATTTCAAGATCGTTTTCTTCAGGTGCTCTGAGTGAATCTCTCCAAGATTCTCAGGAAATTGACGACCTGAAGACCAGAATCTTCAGGCTGAGGCTGCCCAAGAGAAGTGTCACCAACGTTCTTGAGAAATGGGTCTTTGAAGGTAACCAAATCACCATCTCAGAGCTTCGCCAGATCTCTAAGGACCTTAGGATGTCTCAGCGTCACAAGCACGCTCTCGAG GTATCGGAGTGGATGGTCGCCCATAATGAGTTTGAGTTATTAGATTCAGACTATGCAGTCCGCATTGTCTTGATGACAAAAGTCTTTGGTATTGATGCTGCAGAACGGTACTTTGAAGGTCTACCTCCTACTGCAAAAACTAGTGAGACATATACTGCTCTCCTCCACTGCTATGCTGCAGCAAAATTGACTGAAAAGGCTGAGGACCTGTATGAGGGAATAAAGAATTCGAAGCTGTCCCTTAGTGCCCTTACTTACAATGAGATGATGACTATGTACATGTCAGTGGGACAAGTGGAGAAGGTCCCTTTAGTTGTTGAAGAACTAAAACGGCAGAAGGTTGCCCCAGATATCTTCACTTACAATCTTTGGATAAGTTCATGTGCTGCAATGCTAAAGATAGATCAAGTTAAATGGATATTAGATGAAATGAGAGCTGATCCTGGTTTTGCTGAAGGCTGGGAAACATACATTAACCTGGCCAATCTATATATCAACATTGGTCATCTGGTGAATGTAGAATTCAACTCTCTGGTTGAAACTGAGAACGGAATCACACAAAGCGAATGGATTACGTACGACTTCCTCATTATTCTGCATGCTGGTTTAGGAAACAAAGGTAGAATTGATCAGATATGGAAATCCTTGTTAATGACAAAACAAAAGATGACAAGTAGAAATTATATTTGCATCATTTCCTCATATATAATGCTTGGGCAGCTGAAAGAAGTGGGAGAAGTTGTTGATCAGTGGAAGCTTTCAGCCACTGCAGATTTTGTTGTTTCTGCCTGTAGGATGGTTTGGAATGCATTCAGAGACATCGGGTTGACTGAAAAAGCCCACGACTTCCAAACACTTCTGATTCAGAAGAAGTGCGATTCTTCAATTTCGTTAGAGTAG
- the LOC112174591 gene encoding pentatricopeptide repeat-containing protein At5g09450, mitochondrial isoform X2: MASRSLFVTLRRASRMVGNTCISRSFSSGALSESLQDSQEIDDLKTRIFRLRLPKRSVTNVLEKWVFEGNQITISELRQISKDLRMSQRHKHALEVSEWMVAHNEFELLDSDYAVRIVLMTKVFGIDAAERYFEGLPPTAKTSETYTALLHCYAAAKLTEKAEDLYEGIKNSKLSLSALTYNEMMTMYMSVGQVEKVPLVVEELKRQKVAPDIFTYNLWISSCAAMLKIDQVKWILDEMRADPGFAEGWETYINLANLYINIGHLVNVEFNSLVETENGITQSEWITYDFLIILHAGLGNKGRIDQIWKSLLMTKQKMTSRNYICIISSYIMLGQLKEVGEVVDQWKLSATADFVVSACRMVWNAFRDIGLTEKAHDFQTLLIQKKCDSSISLE; the protein is encoded by the exons ATGGCGTCTCGGTCACTTTTTGTCACTCTCAGACG TGCGAGCCGCATGGTGGGCAACACTTGTATTTCAAGATCGTTTTCTTCAGGTGCTCTGAGTGAATCTCTCCAAGATTCTCAGGAAATTGACGACCTGAAGACCAGAATCTTCAGGCTGAGGCTGCCCAAGAGAAGTGTCACCAACGTTCTTGAGAAATGGGTCTTTGAAGGTAACCAAATCACCATCTCAGAGCTTCGCCAGATCTCTAAGGACCTTAGGATGTCTCAGCGTCACAAGCACGCTCTCGAG GTATCGGAGTGGATGGTCGCCCATAATGAGTTTGAGTTATTAGATTCAGACTATGCAGTCCGCATTGTCTTGATGACAAAAGTCTTTGGTATTGATGCTGCAGAACGGTACTTTGAAGGTCTACCTCCTACTGCAAAAACTAGTGAGACATATACTGCTCTCCTCCACTGCTATGCTGCAGCAAAATTGACTGAAAAGGCTGAGGACCTGTATGAGGGAATAAAGAATTCGAAGCTGTCCCTTAGTGCCCTTACTTACAATGAGATGATGACTATGTACATGTCAGTGGGACAAGTGGAGAAGGTCCCTTTAGTTGTTGAAGAACTAAAACGGCAGAAGGTTGCCCCAGATATCTTCACTTACAATCTTTGGATAAGTTCATGTGCTGCAATGCTAAAGATAGATCAAGTTAAATGGATATTAGATGAAATGAGAGCTGATCCTGGTTTTGCTGAAGGCTGGGAAACATACATTAACCTGGCCAATCTATATATCAACATTGGTCATCTGGTGAATGTAGAATTCAACTCTCTGGTTGAAACTGAGAACGGAATCACACAAAGCGAATGGATTACGTACGACTTCCTCATTATTCTGCATGCTGGTTTAGGAAACAAAGGTAGAATTGATCAGATATGGAAATCCTTGTTAATGACAAAACAAAAGATGACAAGTAGAAATTATATTTGCATCATTTCCTCATATATAATGCTTGGGCAGCTGAAAGAAGTGGGAGAAGTTGTTGATCAGTGGAAGCTTTCAGCCACTGCAGATTTTGTTGTTTCTGCCTGTAGGATGGTTTGGAATGCATTCAGAGACATCGGGTTGACTGAAAAAGCCCACGACTTCCAAACACTTCTGATTCAGAAGAAGTGCGATTCTTCAATTTCGTTAGAGTAG
- the LOC112174591 gene encoding pentatricopeptide repeat-containing protein At5g09450, mitochondrial isoform X3 produces MVGNTCISRSFSSGALSESLQDSQEIDDLKTRIFRLRLPKRSVTNVLEKWVFEGNQITISELRQISKDLRMSQRHKHALEVSEWMVAHNEFELLDSDYAVRIVLMTKVFGIDAAERYFEGLPPTAKTSETYTALLHCYAAAKLTEKAEDLYEGIKNSKLSLSALTYNEMMTMYMSVGQVEKVPLVVEELKRQKVAPDIFTYNLWISSCAAMLKIDQVKWILDEMRADPGFAEGWETYINLANLYINIGHLVNVEFNSLVETENGITQSEWITYDFLIILHAGLGNKGRIDQIWKSLLMTKQKMTSRNYICIISSYIMLGQLKEVGEVVDQWKLSATADFVVSACRMVWNAFRDIGLTEKAHDFQTLLIQKKCDSSISLE; encoded by the exons ATGGTGGGCAACACTTGTATTTCAAGATCGTTTTCTTCAGGTGCTCTGAGTGAATCTCTCCAAGATTCTCAGGAAATTGACGACCTGAAGACCAGAATCTTCAGGCTGAGGCTGCCCAAGAGAAGTGTCACCAACGTTCTTGAGAAATGGGTCTTTGAAGGTAACCAAATCACCATCTCAGAGCTTCGCCAGATCTCTAAGGACCTTAGGATGTCTCAGCGTCACAAGCACGCTCTCGAG GTATCGGAGTGGATGGTCGCCCATAATGAGTTTGAGTTATTAGATTCAGACTATGCAGTCCGCATTGTCTTGATGACAAAAGTCTTTGGTATTGATGCTGCAGAACGGTACTTTGAAGGTCTACCTCCTACTGCAAAAACTAGTGAGACATATACTGCTCTCCTCCACTGCTATGCTGCAGCAAAATTGACTGAAAAGGCTGAGGACCTGTATGAGGGAATAAAGAATTCGAAGCTGTCCCTTAGTGCCCTTACTTACAATGAGATGATGACTATGTACATGTCAGTGGGACAAGTGGAGAAGGTCCCTTTAGTTGTTGAAGAACTAAAACGGCAGAAGGTTGCCCCAGATATCTTCACTTACAATCTTTGGATAAGTTCATGTGCTGCAATGCTAAAGATAGATCAAGTTAAATGGATATTAGATGAAATGAGAGCTGATCCTGGTTTTGCTGAAGGCTGGGAAACATACATTAACCTGGCCAATCTATATATCAACATTGGTCATCTGGTGAATGTAGAATTCAACTCTCTGGTTGAAACTGAGAACGGAATCACACAAAGCGAATGGATTACGTACGACTTCCTCATTATTCTGCATGCTGGTTTAGGAAACAAAGGTAGAATTGATCAGATATGGAAATCCTTGTTAATGACAAAACAAAAGATGACAAGTAGAAATTATATTTGCATCATTTCCTCATATATAATGCTTGGGCAGCTGAAAGAAGTGGGAGAAGTTGTTGATCAGTGGAAGCTTTCAGCCACTGCAGATTTTGTTGTTTCTGCCTGTAGGATGGTTTGGAATGCATTCAGAGACATCGGGTTGACTGAAAAAGCCCACGACTTCCAAACACTTCTGATTCAGAAGAAGTGCGATTCTTCAATTTCGTTAGAGTAG